A stretch of Hydrogenothermus marinus DNA encodes these proteins:
- the gspD gene encoding type II secretion system secretin GspD, with protein MRFSKFLIIFILFFVVFAKAENISLDYLLKLSKEFKKENKVLLNFEKIDLKLLTYFISSLTGKNIIYPDNLKGEISLIFNKPITIKQAWDIYTAILKSRSYVVVEKNGYYEIIPEGLSRKNTPPITEKPSKSAELATYVYKLKKADIIPLTNILRGLKSPRGVVYSYNPANIIIITDTKDNIENLKSLISFVDNLSGDQVIKIYNLKYAKSSEVSSAINAILSDNTKKGVFYRVINLNSLNSIAVKAPSNLINQIDNFIKSVDKPLSTENINQRTFYTIKLKNSKAEELANILNKLLENIQLVSVQQANTKTEKIKGKTVIVRPPNINSNKDKPKVIADKFTNTLIVYANKAEFQAIKNLVENLDKQKKQVLITALIAEVSQKALKEIGVRWQIFGSSGGAAFKGGISTEGFYNLVGSTNFAAGILTSSGRSVNVSGNTLFFPDLLFLMSLLEKGTGFNIVSSPKILTMDNSKALINVSQVTPFASSLKFDVNGNPIINYDYKEVGLKLEVTPHINGKNIVMELHQETNEVIGFEKPQIGQISYVVPITSKREIDTSITVENGKTVVLGGLISKKTIDTMEGVPLLSDIPLIGNLFKYKSKEFNKTNLFVFITPFIINTPEDIAKITEEHQKILEKLNKMKKTNKKIRKVETKKKKDIIEDYNSYFGR; from the coding sequence ATGAGATTCAGTAAGTTTTTAATTATTTTTATTTTATTCTTTGTAGTCTTTGCAAAAGCAGAAAATATATCATTAGATTATCTTTTAAAACTTTCAAAAGAGTTTAAAAAGGAAAATAAAGTTTTACTAAATTTTGAAAAGATTGATTTAAAACTTTTAACATATTTTATATCTTCTCTTACAGGGAAAAATATAATATATCCAGATAATCTAAAAGGAGAAATATCATTAATATTTAATAAACCAATAACCATAAAACAAGCATGGGATATTTATACTGCCATCTTAAAATCACGAAGTTATGTTGTAGTAGAAAAAAATGGCTATTATGAAATAATCCCTGAAGGATTATCAAGGAAAAACACACCACCTATTACAGAAAAACCTTCTAAATCTGCAGAACTTGCAACTTATGTGTATAAGCTAAAAAAAGCAGATATTATACCTTTAACTAATATTCTTAGAGGATTAAAATCACCAAGAGGTGTTGTTTATTCATATAATCCTGCAAACATAATAATTATTACAGATACAAAAGATAATATAGAAAATTTAAAAAGTCTTATATCTTTTGTTGATAATTTATCAGGAGATCAAGTAATAAAAATATATAATCTTAAATATGCAAAATCTTCAGAAGTATCTTCTGCAATAAATGCTATTCTTTCTGATAATACAAAAAAAGGGGTTTTTTATAGAGTAATAAACCTAAATTCTTTAAACAGTATAGCAGTTAAAGCACCTTCAAATCTAATAAATCAGATAGATAATTTTATAAAAAGCGTGGACAAACCTTTATCTACAGAAAACATAAATCAAAGGACCTTTTACACAATAAAGCTTAAAAACTCTAAAGCAGAAGAACTTGCAAATATTTTAAATAAACTTTTAGAAAATATTCAGCTTGTTTCAGTTCAGCAAGCAAATACAAAAACAGAAAAAATAAAAGGTAAAACAGTTATAGTAAGGCCACCAAATATTAATTCTAATAAAGATAAACCAAAAGTAATTGCAGACAAATTTACAAATACTCTTATAGTTTATGCAAATAAGGCAGAGTTTCAGGCTATAAAAAATCTTGTAGAAAATCTTGACAAACAGAAAAAGCAGGTTTTAATCACTGCATTAATAGCAGAAGTTTCTCAAAAAGCTTTAAAAGAAATAGGAGTTAGATGGCAAATTTTTGGTTCTTCAGGAGGGGCTGCATTTAAAGGTGGAATATCAACAGAAGGTTTTTATAATCTTGTTGGTAGCACTAATTTTGCCGCAGGAATTTTAACAAGTTCTGGAAGATCTGTAAATGTTTCAGGGAATACCTTATTTTTCCCTGATTTATTATTCTTAATGTCTTTACTGGAAAAAGGAACAGGTTTTAATATTGTATCTTCTCCAAAAATTCTTACAATGGATAATTCAAAAGCTTTAATAAATGTTTCACAAGTTACTCCTTTTGCCTCAAGTCTAAAATTTGATGTTAATGGAAATCCTATAATTAATTATGATTATAAAGAAGTTGGATTAAAGCTTGAAGTAACACCACATATAAATGGAAAAAATATTGTAATGGAACTGCATCAAGAAACTAATGAAGTTATAGGTTTTGAGAAGCCACAGATTGGACAAATTAGCTATGTTGTACCAATTACATCTAAAAGAGAGATAGATACTTCTATTACTGTAGAAAATGGAAAAACTGTAGTATTAGGTGGACTTATTTCTAAAAAGACCATAGACACAATGGAAGGAGTGCCACTTCTTTCTGATATTCCACTTATTGGAAACTTATTTAAATATAAATCTAAGGAATTTAACAAAACAAACTTATTTGTATTTATTACTCCATTTATAATAAATACACCAGAAGATATAGCAAAAATTACAGAAGAACATCAAAAGATATTAGAAAAACTAAATAAAATGAAAAAGACAAATAAAAAAATAAGAAAAGTTGAAACTAAAAAGAAAAAAGATATTATAGAGGATTATAATAGTTATTTTGGGAGATAA
- a CDS encoding GspE/PulE family protein, whose translation MEKLNFSIDFYKNNYILPAGENKFYITDKTPFFAVEDVKFYLNTIPELIKISEKEFQEKLEEYISNISHKLEEETEENIESVEDILQGSDTPVIQLLNSTFIKAIRTNASDIHFEPFKEEVLIRFRMDGVLHQIDKIPTSMYSSVVSRIKVISKLNIAEKRLPQDGRVRIKIGNKEVDMRVSTLPTVFGERVVIRLLDKANKILTLKELGLYEDDYKLFESIITKPYGLILVTGPTGSGKSTTLYASLLKLKTPRKNILTVEDPVEYQIDGISQIQVNPKIGLTFASGLRSILRQDPDIIMVGEIRDLETAEMAIHASMTGHLVLSTLHTNDAPSSITRLADIGIEPFLIASSLEGVIAQRLVRRICENCKTEVKPSEEEKEFIKKHLNIDKDFNLYKGKGCEKCLNTGYKGRIAIYEILKIDEDLRSLISKNTDSKIIRDYALKNEMRTLLQDGLRKAINGITTVEEVLQVAKS comes from the coding sequence TTGGAAAAGCTAAATTTTTCTATAGATTTTTATAAAAATAATTATATTCTGCCTGCAGGGGAAAATAAATTTTATATTACAGATAAAACACCATTTTTTGCAGTAGAAGATGTTAAGTTTTACCTTAATACTATTCCAGAGCTTATAAAAATTTCTGAAAAAGAGTTTCAAGAAAAACTTGAAGAATATATATCAAATATATCTCATAAACTTGAAGAAGAAACAGAAGAGAATATTGAATCTGTAGAAGATATACTTCAAGGTTCAGATACACCGGTTATACAGCTTTTAAACTCTACATTTATAAAAGCTATTAGAACAAATGCATCAGACATACATTTTGAACCTTTTAAAGAGGAAGTTTTAATCAGATTTAGGATGGATGGAGTTTTACATCAGATAGATAAAATCCCTACATCTATGTATTCTTCAGTAGTTTCAAGAATAAAGGTAATCTCAAAACTAAATATTGCAGAAAAAAGGCTTCCTCAAGATGGTAGAGTTAGAATAAAGATAGGAAATAAAGAAGTTGATATGAGGGTTTCAACTTTACCAACAGTATTTGGAGAAAGAGTAGTAATAAGACTTTTAGATAAAGCAAATAAAATATTAACTTTAAAAGAACTTGGATTATATGAAGATGATTATAAACTTTTTGAAAGTATAATTACAAAACCTTATGGTTTAATACTTGTTACAGGACCAACAGGTTCAGGAAAATCAACAACATTATATGCATCTTTATTAAAACTAAAAACTCCAAGAAAAAATATACTCACAGTAGAAGACCCAGTAGAATATCAGATAGATGGAATTAGCCAGATACAAGTAAATCCAAAAATAGGTTTAACATTTGCATCAGGACTTAGAAGTATTTTAAGACAAGACCCAGACATTATTATGGTAGGTGAGATTAGAGATTTAGAAACTGCAGAAATGGCTATCCATGCATCAATGACAGGCCATCTTGTTTTATCTACTTTACATACAAATGATGCACCATCTTCTATTACAAGACTTGCAGATATTGGTATAGAACCATTTTTAATTGCCTCTTCCCTTGAAGGAGTAATAGCCCAAAGACTTGTAAGAAGAATATGCGAAAACTGTAAAACAGAGGTTAAACCTTCAGAAGAAGAAAAAGAATTTATAAAAAAACATTTAAACATAGATAAAGATTTTAATCTTTACAAAGGAAAAGGTTGTGAAAAATGCTTAAATACAGGATACAAAGGAAGAATAGCTATATATGAAATACTAAAAATAGATGAAGATTTAAGATCATTAATATCAAAAAATACAGACAGTAAAATAATAAGAGATTATGCTTTAAAAAATGAAATGAGAACCCTTCTTCAAGATGGACTTAGAAAAGCGATAAATGGAATTACAACAGTAGAAGAAGTACTTCAGGTGGCTAAATCTTAA